The segment CTCAGGACCTTGATGAAGGGCCGATTATCGAGCAGGACGTCATTCGCATCACCCACAGTGATACCATTGAAGACATGGTGCGCCTCGGTAAGGATGTGGAGAAAAACGTTCTCGCCCGGGGGTTGCGCTCTCATGTCGAGGATCGCGTGATCACCTACGAAAACAAGACCGTGGTATTTGATTAAGGCTGCCTGACAGATCCCCCTGAAAGGGTGCGGCTGTGGTATAATCAGCGGCTTGATTAAGAATAACTACGGGGCCGGGAAGCGGCCCTGAAACGACTTCCAGATAACGCAAAGGAACCTTTCTCGATGGGTGAATTAGCCAAAGAGATCCTGCCGGTCAATATTGAAGATGAACTGAAGCAGTCTTACCTGGATTACGCCATGAGCGTTATTGTCGGGCGAGCGCTTCCGGACGTGCGGGATGGCCTCAAGCCGGTTCACCGTCGTGTTCTGTTCGCAATGTCCGAACTGAATAACGACTGGAACAAGGCCTACAAGAAGTCTGCCCGTGTGGTGGGTGATGTCATCGGTAAATACCATCCGCACGGTGACTCTGCTGTTTATGACACCATCGTCCGTATGGCCCAGCCGTTCTCCCTGCGGTATCCGCTGGTAAACGGCCAGGGTAACTTCGGTTCTATCGACGGCGATAACGCGGCAGCCATGCGTTACACCGAAATCCGCATGGAGAAGATTGCACACTCCCTGCTGGCGGATCTCGATAAAGAAACCGTAGACTTTGTCGACAACTATGACGGCACTGAGCGGATTCCTGAGGTTATGCCCACACGGGTTCCTAACCTGCTGGTGAACGGCTCCTCCGGTATTGCTGTGGGCATGGCGACCAACATCCCGCCCCACAACCTGACCGAAGTGGTCAGTGGCTGTCTGGCGCTGATCGATAACCCCGATCTCACCTGCGATGAACTGATGGAGTTCATTCCGGGCCCGGATTTTCCGACTGAAGGCATCATTAACGGTCGTGCCGGCATTGTTGAGGCCTATCGTACCGGTCGTGGTCGTATTTATATTCGCGCCCGTCACGAAATTGAGCACGACAAGAAAACCAATCGTGATGCCATCATCATTACCGAGCTGCCGTATCAGCTTAACAAGGCCCGCCTGATCGAAAAGATCGCCGAGCTGGTGAAGGAAAAGCGCCTGGAAGGCATCACCGAGCTGCGGGACGAGTCCAACAAGGAAGGTATCCGCGTTTTCATAGAGCTTCGGCGCGGCGAAAACCCGGAAGTTGTCGTCAATAACCTGTTCACCCAGACCCAGTTGCAAACCGTATTCGGTATTAACATGGTTGCGCTGATCAACGGTGAGCCGAGAATTCTTAATCTCAAGGAAATGCTGGATGCGTTCGTGCGCCACCGCCGTGAAGTGGTGACCCGCCGTACCCTCTATGAGCTGCGTAAAGCCCGCGAGCGTGGCCATATTCTGGAAGGCCTGACCGTCGCACTGGCCAATATTGATGAAATGATCGAACTGATCAAGGCTTCCCCGAGCTCACTGGAAGCCAAAGAAAAGCTGATGGCCAGAGGCTGGGCGCCCGGTAATGTGATGGCTATGCTTGAGCGTGCCGGTGAAGATGCCTGCCGCCCGGACGACCTGCCGGAAATCTACGGCCTGCGTGAT is part of the Marinobacter antarcticus genome and harbors:
- the gyrA gene encoding DNA gyrase subunit A, which translates into the protein MGELAKEILPVNIEDELKQSYLDYAMSVIVGRALPDVRDGLKPVHRRVLFAMSELNNDWNKAYKKSARVVGDVIGKYHPHGDSAVYDTIVRMAQPFSLRYPLVNGQGNFGSIDGDNAAAMRYTEIRMEKIAHSLLADLDKETVDFVDNYDGTERIPEVMPTRVPNLLVNGSSGIAVGMATNIPPHNLTEVVSGCLALIDNPDLTCDELMEFIPGPDFPTEGIINGRAGIVEAYRTGRGRIYIRARHEIEHDKKTNRDAIIITELPYQLNKARLIEKIAELVKEKRLEGITELRDESNKEGIRVFIELRRGENPEVVVNNLFTQTQLQTVFGINMVALINGEPRILNLKEMLDAFVRHRREVVTRRTLYELRKARERGHILEGLTVALANIDEMIELIKASPSSLEAKEKLMARGWAPGNVMAMLERAGEDACRPDDLPEIYGLRDGLYFMSPEQTQAILDMRLHRLTGLETEKLQNEYREILEKIAGLLEILGDPDRLMQVIREELEAVVEEFGDERRTEITSSQRDLTIADLIDEEDLVVTISHSGYAKTQAVEDYQAQRRGGRGKAATSMKDEDFVEKLLVANSHDTILCFSNRGKVYWLRVFEIPRASRASRGRPMVNILPLDDGERITAFLPVRDYPENQFVLMATSAGVVKKTRLPNFSRPRSSGLIALSLDEGDTLIGAAITEGDAEIMLFSTAGKAVRFNEEAVRPLSRTARGVRGIRMPEGHHVVSLIIPQEGGVLLTASENGYGKRTAFDEFPTYSRGSQGVIAMQCSERNGNLVTALQLFDGDEMMLISDKGTLVRTRTDEVSVLSRNTQGVRLIKLSQADERLVGVERIAETDDDDIEGEGEDASVDESADNSPEQGAGEE